The segment tttcCCCCTCTGTTATATTATCATTTCGATGTAACAAAGCTGCCATTGATTTTTGAGATCTCCTGATATGGATACTGATTGTGGCGGATATCTGAATATTGTAAGGGGGATTTTCCCAAAAGTCATACATACATAGAGTGACTGCTATCTTAATTCGAAATAAAAGAACACACTTTATTTACCCTTTGATCAGCATAGATTAACAGCTAACATGGTAGCACTAGTGTTCTATGTAGTGTTCTTCACACCAAAACAGAAAGTTGCAAGGCATACTTGATTTTCTGAGATGTTTTGAATCTGTCTTCAAAGTATCTTCCATTTCATTTGTCTAATGATTAGAACATTTTTCCTATGCTTTGTTGTGGTCTGCAATATATTGAAgagagttaattttttttgtcttgttTATCAGCTGTGCTAATTCGATCTTGAAGTTTTATCAATAGAGTGATCAAGTGTCATTGCTGATTTTGCTGGCGCTGTGATGTGTAAACACTATCATGGGATTTTCGGTAACTGTGTTGAAGAGTGTGATCATCTTGTCTAAAAGTGTGCAAATAATTAGAAATAGCACTGCAGGGATTCTCAAGAAGCTACTTGCAACTTGTCTATTTGATTTCAAACTTATCCCAAAAAACAGTATAATAAACATCTACAATACGATATATTCATAAGGTCTGTAACAAATTTTTTCGTTTTTGAGGCCTCATGAACAGTTAGCTCATTAACAGAGCAAACCAAGTGAACAGTTAGCTCATTAACAGAGCAACCAAGGCACAATTAACTGCAACTAGACAATTATAGTGTACAACAAAACAAATTTAGCATAATTAGTTAAGATCAAAAGGTTTCTCTTTACCCTCTTCAGTCTTCCCACTCTAACAGATCATATATTCTACACATTTTCAGCTCATTCCAGACCAGACAGATTATCTCAACATAAACAACAGTAGCACCGCGAGCAGCATCATTGCAGGTGTTCAGCGATGACCAATTTTTTGAATCTAGCAGTAACTTCTGTACAAAAGAAGGGAAAAATGAAACAGTTTCTTAAGATTGAATACGTTGCTCTTTTGACATCTCTAACACCTCACCGATTTAATTGTCTGGTTGAAGTTATAGCAGCAGAGTCATGTAGAACAGGGACTCTGCCATGTACATAGGTCAGCAAGAAGATCTCGAAGCTGGTCAATCAGAAGTTTGAGATGCTTGTTCTTGTCTACAAGCTCCTGCAATTTGTAAGAACAATAGAGTATGCTTTAAATCTTGATCACAATTGCAACTTGATTTTTCACTACCGTAAGATAAGAGAAAACTTTTAGGCATGCACTCAAGTACGATAAAACTCTATCTTCACTTGAGGACTTCTTATTGCCACTAGGGGGAGACATAAAGCAAATGAAACAGGACTTGACTAATTTTAACGCAATaggaataaaattaataataatacagTATGTACAACAAGCAGAGGATGTTGAAACCAAGTTTTCATATGTTATCACAAAATCATATTGTTCTGATTTGAGGTTGTGACAAATATCGAGACTTAAGAAAGTTTGTACAGTAAGACATTTTGTCATGTGTCCGGAATGAAAATGTAACATGTAGTATACCTCAATATTGTTTTAATGGATAAGAAATTACACAATGGATCAAGGAAGACATCAGTCAAGGTTCAAATATTGGCACACACATTCGCTTCACCAACCCCCACCCACCATGCATCCCAAAAACCAACAAAAATCCAAGGAAATTCTAATatgtcaaaatttgatatgttatCAATACCTTTTTTAATGAAGAGGCCCGGTCTTCCAGCTGCTCAATTTCAGCTTGATCTGCTGCAGATAGTGAACCACTAGCAGAAGCAGCTTCCAATGCTTTTGCCTAGCTAACAAAGCCAGTAATGAGTGTGAAGTATCATACAATAAGTCAACAACTTTCCAAAACGTACAAGAAAATATAACTTGTTAATCATGAGAATTGAGACAACACGAAGGAGAGTTTGACAACTTGCAGTTAAAACGGAGCAAATACTTGCACAACTCTTAAGTAAGAAGTTACTAAAAGAACTCATTTAATGTGTAGTCGGACATATGTTGAGCAACAAAAAGGCACTCAACATCAGTGATTTATTTGTTCATACTGACAAACAAAATTCTTACTGCTTAACCAGATTCTCCAATGCACAAATGTTAAGGCAATCCATACACCAACACCAAGGACTTGAGATGTGATTATAGTGCTAAGTCTTTCTTGAAAAGGATAACACGCAGTAGTTTATCTTGGTATAAACACTTACACCTCATGAGCGTTTAAACAGCAGAAACAAGAACAACCTCGAGAACATAGTTAAATATCTTCCCCCACCCCCAGCCCCCAACAGCCACCCACAAACCCTGAAGAATATAAGCTTCATCAACTGATGACGAGGGATAATCAAATGACTGAATATTATATCCATAGTGAAGAAATCTTATCCCCATGTCTAGaacatcaaaatatacaatTGCCATGTGCAAATGTTGCTCATATTGGTAAGGGCAAATTGTGCTAGTATATAACCACATGATGTCTTTCCCATATCAATCACCAAAACTGTTTAACCCCTTGTTTTGTGATTAAGATCAATCACCAACCACTTTTCACACTGGATTTACCTTTATCGCTAGATAATGTCTTTTTTTTCTGCTCAAACTGGATAATGTTTTTCTCTCCTACAGTACTCCGAAGGAACTACATTTCTAGAATATCTATTTTAGTTTCATTCCCAATCAAAACTACCATCTAACAGCACACCAACACCACCTATGGCCCAACCTCAAGCTGGTTGATGGTGGAGGTATACGAATCCTCCATATCCATATGGAACCACTTCACTCCAGTATCCAATAGTTTTAACCTTTGGAACATCTAAAACTAGAGGTTATCCACATTGGATCCAAATCTTTGCGTCACGTTGAACTACCTTTGGCATTGAACCAAAGCCCCAGTCTTTTACACATTTTCTGTTTAATGGACTTCACTAGAAGTGATTCATTCATATAGCTGAACCGAACTAGTTTATGATCAAGCCATAGTTGATTCATGATTACATCAAACTAACTTTTCCTGAGATCACTATCTTAAATTACAGATATCACACAATtacaaaaatgtttaaaaaattgcatttttatacGTAGAATTACCTTTTGGGAATTAGAAATTGCAGTAAGAACAGAACGCAAGGAAGCAATGGAGGACTTATAACGCAGACGAGATTCATCAAGAGCACCACCACCAATGTCCAAATGCTGAGCTGAAGCAGAAGAAGACGAAGAAGTATCAGACGAAATGTCGCCGTTTGTATGGTGCTGCTGTCCATTACTCAAGACACCACTAGCACCAACTCCTCCACCCACCGCCGCCGCCGCCACAGAAGAAGCAGCTGTATTTAGAGTGGACCAAAGTGATGGATTACAGAGTTCATCGTTCATGGCGGAGAGAATTTGATGTGCTGCTTCTATTGTATCTTCTAAATGCTTTTGCCCTTCTACTGCTAGTTCTTGTATTGTTTTAGGGCTTGTAATTGTGCCTTTATCCTCCATACCGGGTAATGTCACCGGCTTGTCAAAACCCTAGATCGGCGGCGGCGGTAGTGGTGGCGATCGGCGGTGCGAGAAGTTGCAAGGAGAATTAATTTAAGCATGAAATGACGTCGTTTTATGCGTGGCGTGTACTTTTTGGGCCGGGTAAGGAGCTATGTATTACTGGATCAAGCCCAAAAATCAAGTTAGTTGGGTCAAAATTCAAGggaaaatttacataaattaatacattttaataaataattactgattttagcgatactttttatttattgtcatttatagcaatattatgTAAAATCTgcaatataaattaaaagtgaattatgtatgcaatatatttgaattataattgttttttgaaatatattatgtttgtttgataaaaatttgacatattgtattataaatgtattaaaatgtgtgaaaaatgtattatccatcattaaaacttgtattatatgtgaataataaattattctttgtaatatgtattaaacttgtattataaataaattaaacctgatcaagtgaaaaaaaattattattgctataaattgtaaatattttttttattatagtatgtttatgtaagtttcccaaaaTTCAATGGGGGAAAGAAGTGCACAAATATCTGCATTTAACGTTGCGGAAATATTATCAGATTACACAAACATTCCTATCATATTTACTAC is part of the Solanum pennellii chromosome 8, SPENNV200 genome and harbors:
- the LOC107028695 gene encoding mediator of RNA polymerase II transcription subunit 30 — protein: MEDKGTITSPKTIQELAVEGQKHLEDTIEAAHQILSAMNDELCNPSLWSTLNTAASSVAAAAVGGGVGASGVLSNGQQHHTNGDISSDTSSSSSASAQHLDIGGGALDESRLRYKSSIASLRSVLTAISNSQKAKALEAASASGSLSAADQAEIEQLEDRASSLKKELVDKNKHLKLLIDQLRDLLADLCTWQSPCST